The following proteins come from a genomic window of Excalfactoria chinensis isolate bCotChi1 chromosome 6, bCotChi1.hap2, whole genome shotgun sequence:
- the MYOZ1 gene encoding myozenin-1 — translation MPLAGTPAPLKRKKPTKLIGRLTHEVMPQEVTKLNLGKKISIPRDVMLEELSLLTNKGSKMFKLRQLRVEKFIYENNPDAFTDNSVDHFQKYIPPGGHYGEDAHGYGHGRMVGGVTAGHHGSSKQHYSTVPPRPGSKGGPGDSEGEHAEGSAGSAGEGGHGTEKDGKSGGKKPLFKTYISPWERAMGISPEDKSQLTIDLLSYSPKGDSPHYKSFNRTAMPYGGYEKAAKRMTFKVPQFDICPLLPESLVLYNQNFRNRPSFNRTPIPWMPSGESSEYHTDINLPRSGETEEL, via the exons ATGCCCCTTGCAGGGACTCCTGCTcctcttaaaaggaaaaagcccACTAAACTCATTGGGAGGCTGACACACGAAG TCATGCCACAAGAGGTGACCAAGCTGAACCTGGGGAAGAAGATCAGCATCCCCAGAGATGTGATGCTTGAAGAACTTTCTCTCCTCACTAACAAAGGATCCAAGATGTTCAAATTACGTCAGCTGAGGGTGGAGAAGTTCATTTATGAGAATAACCCTGATGCCTTCACTGACAATTCTGTG GATCACTTTCAGAAGTACATCCCACCAGGAGGGCATTATGGAGAAGATGCTCATGGTTATGGCCATGGGCGGATGGTAGGAGGAGTGACAGCAGGGCATCATGGCTCCAGTAAGCAGCACTATTCCACCGTTCCTCCTAGGCCTGGAAGCAAAGGAGGTCCTGGAGACAGTGAAGGGGAGCATGCAGAAGGATCTGCTGGAAGTGCTGGAGAAGGAGGTCATGGTACCGAGAAAG ATGGAAAGTCAGGAGGCAAAAAACCTCTGTTTAAAACTTACATCTCCCCCTGGGAACGAGCAATGGGTATCAGCCCTGAGGACAAAAGTCAATTGACTATTGACTTACTGTCATATAGTCCCAAAGGTGATTCCCCCCATTACAAGTCTTTTAACAG GACTGCCATGCCGTATGGGGGTTATGAGAAAGCAGCCAAACGGATGACATTCAAAGTGCCTCAGTTTGATATTTGTCCTTTGCTTCCAGAATCTCTTGTGTTATATAATCAAAATTTCAGAAACAGACCCTCCTTCAACAGAACCCCAATACCTTGGATGCCTTCAGGAGAGTCCTCCGAGTACCATACTGACATCAATCTGCCAAGAAGTGGTGAAACAGAAGAGCTGTAA